The window gagggtttttgaagattcaacaagttctagaatatgagaaaaagataatcatgatctaagagatatggattgagactgacttgtatccgctagggggaggaaggtccagtttacacaaggcagagatgtaaacggatggtcgaaaatctgaattcgatctgcatccgaatccatctgaaTCCATTTAGACGTATCTGTATTCGACTAGGGAGTATCCAGATCCAATcacatccgatctgtatccaAGCCAAATCCCATCCGTTTCACAGGGCTAGTTGTAAGGGATCAAGTGTAATAATTTGTACTTCAATCATCAATGTTGTACAATTAttaaaaaatggaagaaggaaCGCTATTTGATCGCGTACGGTGTGTGACCCTTGCATCCAAATACAGGGCCGTGGTTCCCAGACACGGTGTTGcgcgcaatgtccgccttatccctgcccaaacgccttgcctgaatgggggtaaggcggtcattgcatgcaACATCGTGTCTGGGTAGCACGGttctgccgggcagctcggcagtagaggatttggatcccATGCAGAGGACCCGAACTCGAAGATAGTAAAGTTGTGAAACCATACTGGTAGAATTACTTTTTCACCCTTGTAACTTTAAATTATGAGGATGACTCTTGCTTAGCCCATATGGGCTTGTGCTGTTTCAAGCCCAGATAGCCTTAAGTGAGTTTGGGGGCCGGGGTGCATGTGTTGGTTAGAGGTAGGTAGCCCACATGGTAGCCCACATGGACCAAAAATGAGTTTAAAGCCCATATGGGATTAAGTTGTTTGTGGGGTGTATTTAAAATTGGGCCTATATATTGTTTTGGCATGAAGGCCTAAATGGGCTGTTTTAATTGAAAGTTTTGGTTCTGTTAGAATCCAGTGGCCTAATGATTTAGGGCTGTATAGACAGATTAGTGTTATCATTGTTTGTGAAATCCTGGGCCATATTGATTAATGTTACCATGGTGGGGCCTAAGATCATCAAGCCCAATTAAGCTATATgcaatttaatttaaaaataaaaaataaaaaattgcggGGTAGAAAGCGAGTGAACATGAGATGTTCACCATGACATCacatattataaataggggagaaACAATGTGTAATTGTTTTGATTGAGAAGATGAGGCCGTATTTGTTGCAAAGATCACGGAGAAgtgactatatatatatatattagtaaaCATTCTTTTGATTGAGAAGATGTTGCCTAGTATGGGAATTATAGGAGGACTAGTGTTAAAAACTTAGAATAACTTTGGGTTTTCATGAAATCCTAAACGAGCTACATAGAGTAtactagaacacgattgaatgaTAAATACGGGAGAAACAATGTGTAATTTTACACCTTGATATTTTGGAGAAGACCTTGATCGAAGAACTTCCTTAGAATACACACGGTCAAAACCTTTGTATATGAACACATAAAGAACTAGTAGGATCAACCCCCAAGGGGGTAGAGTAGTTGGCATGGGCGCTGGTCTAAATTGACACGCGACCTATGTTTGACTCTTCTTACCTGCTTGGGGCAACTCACCTTAGATTTAATTGGTTTTCCACTTAAATCCTTGACTGACCTGATCCTGTGACTGTGGGACTTGCATGGACTCGGGAGAATAGTCAAGATACTGAAGTAAAttcgttaccaaaaaaaaaatctaaatagaGGAGGACAACACGCCTTATTAacggttttttgtttttttccattttctttgctTTACTTTTAATTTGGCAAATAATTATTCTAAACTAAATATTAAGAGTTGGAAGACTTTTAAATTCAAACAAATTTGCTACGACTTAACCACTATTACCTTTCCCTTCTAAATCTTATCTAAAACTAAAAGCCGCTACTCAATTTTCcaacaaatgaataaaataaaaataaagataaggATTGAAGGTGTTAATACTTGGACGAGGGAGAGTAGAATGATGGTAAGAATGTAGTATGGTAAGTCAAATTGTTGACTTCCTCCCTAGCACAAAAGATATGTGTTCGATCAGGCTTTCAAATGGAGGATCGATATGATGTGCCATATAAAACAGTTAAGTCACAAAATGCTGCCTATGTGGTCAAACCAAATAACTTCTATAGTCAAACAAAATGAACTCTTGTACTATATCCACCAAGATTTTGATTCTCTTATATTCTTGCTTTTAATTGCTTCATTTCTCGGTCCTTGTTTATGGTCCATCCAAGATTTTAATTATCTTAAATTTTAACTGAGTATCTTCATTTTAACTggtcttgctctgataccatgtgaaagGTTATCTCTTATTCAATTAATAACTCAATAGTGATATATATACAGACACTATACACCAGAACATAACAAACTGAACAACTTTGGGACCACTACGTGACACCTGTTGAGGGAGTGGTTACACTACAAGGAATCTTGATCCGGTGTGTGTCAATACACTGTGAGCCATCCACAACACAAACCACCTTGGGCTTTATTGTTTAGAGTGAAAGAGATTACTTGTCTTGAAGGTTTATTGTTCATTCTTTCACTTGAGAAACTATTGTAATTTCCTTGTGAGGAGTTGTTTCACAAGTGTTGTCATGGTTGGTGTTGTGAGcttaattaaaaaaacaccAAGGTTTGTATTGAGTTATGAAAACTACAATAAGGGTTTGATTGCTACCTAGAAAAGCAATTGAAAAAGCTGTGAAAATCTAAGAGTTTGTGGAGTCATGGTAGTATATGTAAAGTGTTCATTGTCGAACCACTCTAAAAATTTTATGTATGCTCATTTGctttattctttctttcgtTATATTCTTGAGTGTGGGTGAGTGTACAAAAAACTTGTTTGCTTCCGTGTCTATTTCTATACTTGTTTTTGGACATCTGAGTTTATTTTCTGTGATATCTTTTGAATCCTAAATCACCCTCTCTTGGGAGATCTCTCGATCCTAACAAACAAGAAATTCAAAATACTTCAAGAAAATGGTAAAAACCAGGAGGGATCGAAAACCAAAAGGAAATATTATCTCTTTCATTTAAAATGTTTGAAGTTTCAAGTCGTATTAGGAGTGTATTAAATATCATCTGTTCCATTCAATCCAACTGCCATAAAGATAGGAATATTATTGATGACCATGGAGGAAGACAAACTAGAACCCCGTTTCTACTAATTTGaacattttaaaataatttatgaGTAAATTCAACGTGACTGGCCGTTGGGCTATTGCTTTCAGTATTTGGTTTATGTAGCTCTCTACTTAATAGCGTTTGTCATTTGTGCttctttttattaaaaatgaaattgcacatcCCTCACATAGCAACATACCACTGATTAACCGGAAATTGCACTGGAACAGTGTAAGGAACCCTctccaataattaattaaggtTAAAAAACAGaatgaaatagaaaattaaGACTGACAATaatatcttcttttatttttatttggagggggaggggggtaaaagtaaaacaataaaattaatgGAAAATCTTATTTGGTTAGTCCTACGTACTCGTGCATGCACAGTCGCATGCATGTTTGTGATGGATCCATACACATGCActtattttaaattaattaaatttagtGAGGATTTGATGGATCAATTTCCTCTCTAACGTACTAATTTATGGTCCTCCTCGGAAACACATGAGCCCGCAACGGGGTTTTCATCACGGCTGTCAACTCCTGCTTCTCAGACATGtcaagttcatctccttccacagGGACCCATTTGTAATTTCTAATCATATTTGCCACAAAAAACTCCAGATGCAATAACCCTAACCCAAGTCCTGGACAAATCCTCCTCCCAGCACTAAAGGGTATCATCTTAATCTCCTTGCTCCCAGTGATATcgattacttctccttcatcaccCAAGTGCCTCTCCGGCTTGAACTCCATTGAATCTTTCCAAGCTTTTGGGTCTCGTCCCATCGTTGCCACCATAAAATTCACCATAGCATTCTTGGGGATGAGATACTCACCATTCAAAACAATATCTTCCACAACGGTATGTGGCAGCGAATAATGGCTAGGTGGGTGTAGCCTCAGACCTTCCAATATCACAGCCCTTAGATATTTCATCTTCGGCAAATCTTCTTCTCTaatctcatcatcatcttcttctttatccACAACCCCGTCGATCTCAGAATAAAggttttcttggattttttggTCCTTCACAAGGTTTGCCATGATCCATTGTAACATTGTTGATGTTGTGTCACTGCCCGCGTCAAGAACCTCCATGATGAGAATCATTACTTCTTCATCACCCactttccttcctccttcttctttgatttcaagATCGAAGAGTGCATCGATGTAGGCCACGAAATTTTCATCTCGGTTTTCTTGTTTAATCTGCTCTTTTCGTTCTCGACGGGATTTTATCAGAGGAAGTAGAATAGATTTCTGTTGACGACGCATTTCCTGCATTTGAAGCCAACGTTTTCTGAAGATGAATTTCCCCAATTTGGGGAACAATATGAATACAATAAATCTTTTGTAATTTGCCATTTTCTCCCTCTCCATGTTTTCAATTTCTCTGATGACCTTCTCATCAAGTTTCTCACCGAAACAAACGAAAAGCAACAAGCAAAACATGGCATATCGGAAGTGATCTATAACAGGAACAGGCTCGCCTGATTCAACATGGGATTTGAGCAAGGTATCTAGTGTCTGAAACACCCATTTACGGGTATGACCGAAAGACTTGTACCGGGAAGGGGTAAGAACCTCGGAGGTGAGGTTCCGACGGAGAAACCGCCATCGATTTCCTGAAGAGGAACCGATATCGGAATTGGAATTGTCCATGATGCAGCTTGGGGTGACAGGTCCAGGGCGGTAGTTGAAGGCAGCACCATTTTGGATGAGAGCTTGATGGGCTAATGAGGGGCTTGCAATGAATATTGTGATGGTGGAGAAAATACGAATGGTGATGATTGGTCCATATTTGTCGCAGAGGTCACGAAGGACTGACTCAAGATCGAATATCATTTTTTTGACTATGAAGATGTTGCCGAGTATGGGAAGTGGAGGAGGGCCTGGTGGTAATAAAGGGAGTTTGGTTTTTTTAGCTTTTTGGCTTTGATGATGAGATAGGAAAAGGATTTTGGTAGCTGCAGCACAGAGACAAACAGAGAGGAATATCATGAACCATGAGAACTCCATTATTGGATCGAGGAgtttagagagagaaaagtttAAACTTCAAAgcaacacaaacaaaaacaaggAAATGAAGAGACGTGTTTGTGCATGGTAGTGTCAAATCTCGAGCATATTTATAGGGTTTTCGAAGCTCCCTCCTCTCTTCATGGGATTTGACGCGCGCTCCAAtatgtttgaactttgaattcCCTGGTTTGAAAGTCCCAACCGAAGAAAAGTAACAAGTAATGACATGCACCGTAATGAGTCAGGAAATGGACAGATGTTGCAACTTAACATGTACCAACAACCTTTCATTTCCCATATGTTTCAATTCAAAATGTTTAAATGAGTTAATTAACCCCTTAATAGTACGATtgttataaatatttttttccctccaATATCTTATTGTGGATGAAAAGAAATTAGAACCACCTTTATACTATTAATTTGGAAAGTTTTATatggttttgaaaaataataataataataaggcaCATGGATCAATGCCCAAagaacttaaaattttaaataatttttttgagaaaaagttTTCTATGGAGGGAGTGTATCATATCGTCCATGTCCATACATAGAGGGAAAGAGATCATCTCAAGCAGTGtatccaacagttggaggcACTTGAGGTGCGTGTTCAGCTGCCACTAGTCATTGGATGCACACTGGAGGAACTGATGCATTGCAGAGGATCCAGTTCCGACACAATAGGGGGCaccaaaatgatcaccctgccccccatGGAAGGCAGAAATCCCGTTCCCATGACACCAACATGTGTGGTCACCTCATTGTCCCACACGCACGCCTAAGGGTTATATTCTCACACTAAGAATGCTGACCCACAAAGTCAGAAAATATTGTTATTGACTTCCTCCTCCACCACATATGAAATGTGATTAATAAGTTATTACTTATCACagtttatcaaaaagaaaagatattacTTATCACATGGAGGATGTACGATATAAAACAGTAAAGTCAAAATTTTGTGTATGTggtcaaatcaaataaaactaaAGGCTCCTCTCGGGCGATAAGTATCTATTTTACTAGTCGTTGATCCCGATATTGATACTATACAAGTGATACAGTATGGACAAGAGgtaaaacaataataaataaaaaaaaaaccatattttTTCAGGGAAATGAGGGTCAAATTTGTTCGATAAGACCGATCCATGCAAATATTGTATCCATAATTTTGCAGGTGactgataccatgcactaaaaccatataTGCAAtaccaagtggcaaatagtgaagtgtttATCTTCACTAGACATAGTGACATCTAGAAGGAACCAATAAATCAAAAGAGTACGTTTGACCAACACAACACATAAATTGTAATACTAATATTAAAAGCAAGAGATCTCTATGTGGTCATGTAATGCATGCACCAGAATGAGAGACTGAGGATCAATAAGAGCATTTGACTGAATAGGGTTTTTAGTTCATTTGGGGGGGGATTTAGCAGTAATTTTATGCAATCTTGTAACTAGACGATGGAACCACATGACCGATTATCgttctttttcaaaatttttaaaaaaaaaaaaaatctccaaataaaACTTCATCCAGGGTTTGAAATAGAGTTTAGCCGTTTAGGTGCATTTACTTGACTTACTGTTAGTTATACACCTAAGAATTAAGATAGTAGTCATTGAATCATTAATGAGCTTATATAAAAGGAATTTCTTCATAATATAATATAGCAGTTGGAGTGTTGGACTATAGAAATGGTGAAGGAAACTATAAAACAGAAAAGCTGATGtaacaaagaagaaatttgCAGAAAAGCAGCTACGGACGACTAAGGGCtaggaagaaagaaaacagagatcAAGTGGCGtgtatcaaataaaaataatgagaaATCAGCATTCCAAACTAATCTTCATTTCAGGGGTGTTTTTTGAGTTATTTGTGCGTACATTTCAAAGAAATGTAAGTAAGGGTGATGaagtcttcttttcttcaaatgtAAGTAAAGGCTGCTCACTAATGATCATCAGTTCCATCACCCACGTGGGGTTATAGGATCTCCAATATTCTGTAACCTCTCTAAGACAAAAAATATGTTTGAATTCCATttacttgaaagaaaaaatatgttTGATTCCCCAGTTTGAAGGTCACTCCAGTGGGATCGTGATCGTCTATGGCGTTGGCGTGTGCCCATAACGACCTGAACGGCACACAAATAGGGTGCAATGCACTGATCGCTTTACCCCTGCCCATTGCGCCCAGGGGTAAAATAGTTATTGTGTTGCGTCTTGTTTGTGTGTCGCTCAGGCCACTATGGGCAACGCACTGTGAAAGATCTGAATTGCACTCCAGTCCACTCCAACccaagaaaagtaaaaaagtaTGACACCGCTGTTGGGCAGGAAATAGACGATGGAACCACGTTTATAATAATTTGGAAATTTTGAtaaggtttttaaaaaaaaaaaaaagggagataaAGGCACATAGGTCAATggcaaaaaaatttaaaatttaaaataatattttaaaaaaagtatTATATGGGGAAGTGTATCACCCCACGTCCACACatagaggaattttttttttttttttttttttttttttttttttttttgtttttaattttaattttttttttctttttttttttttattttttttttttttttttttttttttttttttttttttttttttttttttttttttttttttttttttttttttttttttttttttctttttttttttttttttttttttttttttttttttttttttttttttttttttttttttttattttttttttttttttttttttttttttttttttttttttttttttttttttttaatttttataattttttttttttttttttttttttttttttttttttttttttttttttttttttttttttttttttttttttttttttttttttttttttttttttttttttttaaatataatataataaaaaaaaaaaaaaaaaaaaaatatattttttttttttttttttttttattaaattatttttattttttaaaaagattaATTAATTTGTCCCACACTTGTAACTATTTTTCAGTTATCAGGGCAAGTGTTCCCGAAATCTGTGGAAGAAGAGCTTGAAAAGGTTATCTTTTAACCTATTATCGTTTCCTTTCTGTATATTTGTGTTTTATTTGGAGAggggtgaatgttcacgtaTGCAAACGACTCATAatcgttcagatggaatattCCCACAAAATAGATTTTATTTGAACGACTATGAGTTGTTCACATACGCTCATGTACGTGACCATTCCCTGCACTCTTTTATTTGGGGGCGGGGTTGATGTGGTTAAGGAACTAGCTGCGGACTCGGCTCCTGTTCAGCATCctgcccgggctgcatgtgTAGCGCCGGACACAATGAGGCGTAAAAAGACTGCCTCACCTCTATCCgaatgccttgcccgagcaggggtgagGCTGTCTTTTCATGCCTCACCAAGTCTGgcactgcacatgcagcccgggcagGGTGCTGGACAGAATCGTTTTGGACTACGATATCGTGGTAGACTCTGTACATTCTTCCGAAACCTCCAATTAGATCAAATCGCTTGAACGCATTTgtattcattttattttgaattttacagGCAATGCCAGCATATGGTTATGAAATTGTCCGTAAGGTCTATGGTTTGCCGGAATGGATAGATTCCTAGAGGTTGCCAGAATAGACATCTGGAGGTTATAGGCTACTTGGTGGTGTATATTGTTGTTATAGGAGGTTGTTAAAAATTTCTGttaattgcattttttttttgccctgtaaaaaaaaaatattcaaataaaGGAAGCCCATCCGAGCCTGGCAAGCCCAGCCTGTATTTGGGATGGCCTGGTCCAAGCCCTAGGAAACCTGATGCTAAGGTGCATGTAATGTATAGTATGTATTTTTTGGTGGAATAATGTGTATTTTATACACATCTATACTGTTGTCACTTTTATCCTATTAACCATACGTTTGAATATTAATACATTTATATTGTGGTCGTGAGagatcatatatatattttttaattaaatttttttttaattctcagTTTGTCTGGATTCTGAAATTTTAAGAATCTATTTCCAGAAACA of the Telopea speciosissima isolate NSW1024214 ecotype Mountain lineage unplaced genomic scaffold, Tspe_v1 Tspe_v1.0269, whole genome shotgun sequence genome contains:
- the LOC122647917 gene encoding cytochrome P450 89A2-like produces the protein MIFDLESVLRDLCDKYGPIITIRIFSTITIFIASPSLAHQALIQNGAAFNYRPGPVTPSCIMDNSNSDIGSSSGNRWRFLRRNLTSEVLTPSRYKSFGHTRKWVFQTLDTLLKSHVESGEPVPVIDHFRYAMFCLLLFVCFGEKLDEKVIREIENMEREKMANYKRFIVFILFPKLGKFIFRKRWLQMQEMRRQQKSILLPLIKSRRERKEQIKQENRDENFVAYIDALFDLEIKEEGGRKVGDEEVMILIMEVLDAGSDTTSTMLQWIMANLVKDQKIQENLYSEIDGVVDKEEDDDEIREEDLPKMKYLRAVILEGLRLHPPSHYSLPHTVVEDIVLNGEYLIPKNAMVNFMVATMGRDPKAWKDSMEFKPERHLGDEGEVIDITGSKEIKMIPFSAGRRICPGLGLGLLHLEFFVANMIRNYKWVPVEGDELDMSEKQELTAVMKTPLRAHVFPRRTIN